From Salvia splendens isolate huo1 chromosome 3, SspV2, whole genome shotgun sequence, a single genomic window includes:
- the LOC121793647 gene encoding probable acyl-[acyl-carrier-protein]--UDP-N-acetylglucosamine O-acyltransferase, mitochondrial isoform X2 produces the protein MALLLGIRRPLSFAAQRLHQRCFSTSLPNFKEEQKMSCMETGGSSSFIHPSAVVHPDAILVGPSANLGNGCQLYPGSHVCGHTKIGDDCTLMMGAVVGDDLPGSTVIGNNNLIGHHAVVGIKCQDLKYKPGNECFLEIGDNNEIREYVSIHRSSHPDEKTIIGANNLIMGSCHIAHDCKMGNYNIFANNTLLAGHVNVENYTHTAGATVIHQFCHIGSFSFIGGGSVVSQDVPKYTMVSGERAELRGLNLEGLRRRGFSVGEIKSLRTAYRKIFMPSEGSCHSIEDRLTELEKDDELGQVAAVCLMVESIRDSFAEDRRGICKFRSRVGS, from the exons ATGGCTTTGCTTCTCGGAATTCGAAGGCCATTGTCCTTTGCAGCTCAACGACTCCATCAGCGATGCTTCTCCACCTCACTCCCCA ATTTTAAGGAGGAGCAGAAAATGAGCTGTATGGAAACAGGGGGCAGTTCTAGTTTTATTCATCCATCTGCCGTTGTTCATCCGGATGCCATATTAG TTGGACCTTCTGCAAATTTAGGAAATGGTTGTCAGTTATACCCGGGGAGCCATGTCTGTGGACATACAAAGATAGGGGATGACTGCACTTTGATGAT GGGTGCTGTGGTTGGTGATGATCTTCCTGGTAGTACTGTTATTGGAAATAACAATTTAATCGGGCATCATGCGGTTGTAGGCATTAAATGTCAAGATTTGAAGTATAAG CCAGGGAACGAATGTTTCCTCGAGATTGGGGACAACAATGAGATCAGAGAATATGTATCTATTCATAGATCCTCACACCCCGATGAAAAAACA ATCATCGGTGCTAATAATCTCATAATGGGATCTTGTCACATTGCACATGACTGCAAAATGGGCAACTATAACATTTTTGCAAATAATACTCTGTTGGCAGGCCATGTAAATGTGGAG AATTATACTCACACCGCAGGGGCCACGGTTATACATCAGTTTTGTCATATTGGTTCTTTTTCTTTCATTGGTGGCGGGTCAGTG GTTTCTCAAGATGTACCCAAATACACAATGGTCTCTGGTGAACGAGCTGAGCTACGCGGATTAAATCTCGAAGGCCTAAGGCGCCGTGGGTTTTCAGTTGGGGAG ATAAAGAGCCTGAGAACAGCTTATCGAAAAATATTTATGCCTAGCGAAGGAAGTTGTCATAGCATTGAAGACCGGCTGACCGAACTG GAGAAGGATGACGAATTGGGTCAAGTAGCAGCCGTCTGCTTGATGGTTGAATCCATTCGGGATTCTTTTGCTGAGGATCGCCGTGGCATTTGCAAGTTTAGGTCACGGGTTGGATCTTAA
- the LOC121793647 gene encoding probable acyl-[acyl-carrier-protein]--UDP-N-acetylglucosamine O-acyltransferase, mitochondrial isoform X1 — protein MALLLGIRRPLSFAAQRLHQRCFSTSLPNFKEEQKMSCMETGGSSSFIHPSAVVHPDAILGQGVSVGPFCTVGPSANLGNGCQLYPGSHVCGHTKIGDDCTLMMGAVVGDDLPGSTVIGNNNLIGHHAVVGIKCQDLKYKPGNECFLEIGDNNEIREYVSIHRSSHPDEKTIIGANNLIMGSCHIAHDCKMGNYNIFANNTLLAGHVNVENYTHTAGATVIHQFCHIGSFSFIGGGSVVSQDVPKYTMVSGERAELRGLNLEGLRRRGFSVGEIKSLRTAYRKIFMPSEGSCHSIEDRLTELEKDDELGQVAAVCLMVESIRDSFAEDRRGICKFRSRVGS, from the exons ATGGCTTTGCTTCTCGGAATTCGAAGGCCATTGTCCTTTGCAGCTCAACGACTCCATCAGCGATGCTTCTCCACCTCACTCCCCA ATTTTAAGGAGGAGCAGAAAATGAGCTGTATGGAAACAGGGGGCAGTTCTAGTTTTATTCATCCATCTGCCGTTGTTCATCCGGATGCCATATTAGGTCAG GGTGTTTCTGTTGGTCCGTTTTGCACAGTTGGACCTTCTGCAAATTTAGGAAATGGTTGTCAGTTATACCCGGGGAGCCATGTCTGTGGACATACAAAGATAGGGGATGACTGCACTTTGATGAT GGGTGCTGTGGTTGGTGATGATCTTCCTGGTAGTACTGTTATTGGAAATAACAATTTAATCGGGCATCATGCGGTTGTAGGCATTAAATGTCAAGATTTGAAGTATAAG CCAGGGAACGAATGTTTCCTCGAGATTGGGGACAACAATGAGATCAGAGAATATGTATCTATTCATAGATCCTCACACCCCGATGAAAAAACA ATCATCGGTGCTAATAATCTCATAATGGGATCTTGTCACATTGCACATGACTGCAAAATGGGCAACTATAACATTTTTGCAAATAATACTCTGTTGGCAGGCCATGTAAATGTGGAG AATTATACTCACACCGCAGGGGCCACGGTTATACATCAGTTTTGTCATATTGGTTCTTTTTCTTTCATTGGTGGCGGGTCAGTG GTTTCTCAAGATGTACCCAAATACACAATGGTCTCTGGTGAACGAGCTGAGCTACGCGGATTAAATCTCGAAGGCCTAAGGCGCCGTGGGTTTTCAGTTGGGGAG ATAAAGAGCCTGAGAACAGCTTATCGAAAAATATTTATGCCTAGCGAAGGAAGTTGTCATAGCATTGAAGACCGGCTGACCGAACTG GAGAAGGATGACGAATTGGGTCAAGTAGCAGCCGTCTGCTTGATGGTTGAATCCATTCGGGATTCTTTTGCTGAGGATCGCCGTGGCATTTGCAAGTTTAGGTCACGGGTTGGATCTTAA
- the LOC121796286 gene encoding serine acetyltransferase 5-like: MPAGEFRHPSPPQVPPGSMEEEEWLWGHIKTEARLDAEAEPALASYLYSTILSHSSLERSLSFHLGNKLCSSTLLSTLLYDLFLNIFSTDASLRSATVADLRAARFRDPACISFSHCLLNYKGFLACQAHRVAHKLWTQSRKPLALALQARISDVFAVDIHPGARIGKGILFDHATGVVVGETAVIGNNVSILHHVTLGGTGKSSGDRHPKIGDGVLIGAGATILGNVMIGEGAKIGAGSVVLIDVPPRTTAVGNPARLVGGKGQPTKHEEIPGESMDHTSFMSEWSDYII; this comes from the exons ATGCCCGCCGGAGAATTCCGCCACCCTTCGCCGCCGCAGGTACCGCCGGGTTCGATGGAAGAGGAGGAATGGCTGTGGGGCCATATCAAGACCGAGGCTCGTCTAGATGCTGAAGCCGAGCCGGCTCTGGCCAGCTATCTCTACTCCACAATCCTCTCTCACTCCTCCTTAGAGCGCTCTCTCTCCTTCCACTTGGGAAACAAGCTCTGCTCCTCCACTCTCCTCTCCACGCTTCTCTACGACCTCTTCCTCAACATCTTCTCCACCGACGCCTCCCTCCGCTCCGCCACCGTCGCCGACCTCCGCGCCGCCCGCTTCCGTGACCCCGCCTGTATCTCCTTCTCCCACTGCCTTCTCAATTACAAGGGATTCCTCGCTTGCCAG GCTCACCGAGTGGCTCACAAGCTGTGGACTCAATCACGAAAGCCTCTAGCACTTGCACTTCAAGCTCGAATTTCAGATGTCTTTGCTGTTGACATCCACCCAGGTGCAAGAATTGGAAAAGGCATCCTCTTTGATCACGCAACAGGAGTTGTAGTAGGCGAGACTGCTGTAATTGGAAACAATGTCTCCATCCTCCACCACGTAACATTGGGAGGAACTGGCAAGTCAAGTGGTGACCGGCACCCTAAGATTGGTGACGGAGTTCTCATTGGTGCTGGGGCGACTATACTTGGAAACGTGATGATCGGGGAGGGGGCCAAGATTGGCGCAGGGTCGGTGGTGCTGATAGATGTACCGCCAAGAACAACAGCTGTGGGTAATCCAGCCCGATTAGTGGGTGGGAAGGGACAGCCAACGAAGCACGAGGAGATCCCTGGGGAGTCGATGGATCACACATCGTTTATGTCTGAGTGGTCGGACTATATAATATGA